The window gagtggaggagaacagaaagaggtctggagggagtggaggagaacagaaagaggtctggagggagtggaggagaacagaaagaggtctggagggagtggaggagaacagaaagatttctggagggagtggaggagaagagaggaacagaaagaggtctggagggagtggaagagaacagaggaacagagagaattGGGCTGGTTCAGAAGAAAAGCCACATCTAGGAGAAAGGAGATACTTAGTAATCTAACATGTGAAACAGGTAGTGTCAGACttggaaacacaacacacagacttACTTGAGCTCAGTCTCCAGCGCGGTGACTCTGCCCTGTAAGGCCTCCTTTAGTTCCATctgttcctccatctctctctgggcCTTCCTCCtcaatccctccatcctctctacctcgGTCTCCCCCTCATCCACCTGTCTCTTCAGAGCCTTCACACGCAGAGAcagctacaacacagaggaatcagtcagggtgtgtgtgtgtgtgtgtgtgtgtgtgtgcacgcgcgcgtgtgtacctggtctctctgttctgtgtgttggtgtctctctTCCTCCAGGGTAAAGTTGAGCTCCTTCAGTTTCTTCTCCAGGCGACGCTGAGACGACAACATGGAGTTCttctccctaacacacacacacacgcacacacacagacacacacacacacacacgtttagcaCAAACATGAACAAGGTGATTCTGGATACAGATGTGTGACCAGTTCATAATATCATAAGCTTTACTTGTCATCAATAATGTGAATGTCAATTTAAGGTACACTTCTCTAACTAATAGTGAACTACCATACCAAACACAAAATCAGCTTTTGTTACAAAATATCATATTCTAGACTATGTGGTGCATTGTGGTGTCTGTAGTTCCTGGGGTGTGGTGCATTGTGGGACGTGTAGTGTGCGGTGTACCTATCCTCACTGTGGAGGCGTTCCTCCAACTCGTGAACTTTACTCTCCAGCTGAGCCACTCCTACAGAGGAGCGAGACTGACCCTCCATATCAGATACTCTGGTCTTCAACTCCTTCATCTGGACAGAGAGATTTAAGCATAATCAATCATCACTCAGACCTTAAGATCATTTCAGTGGAGACACAGACTTAACGTACATGTCTTTCTAGGGCATTCTTGTCCAGCTCCAGGTCCTGTCTGGAGGATCTCTCCTGCATCAGCTCTGAACGCAGCTGCTCCAtctgcacacagacagagagacagaggagaaccaGACAGAGGAGCGCCAGACAGAGGAGAGCCAGACAGAGGAGCGCCAGACAGAGGAGCGCCAGACAGAGGAGCGCCAGACAGAGGAGCGCCAGACAGAGGAGCGCCAGACAGAGGAGCGCCAGACAGAGGAGCGCCAGACAGAGGAGCGCCAGACAGAGGAGAACCAGACAGAGGAGAGCCAGACAGAGGAGCGCCAGACAGAGGAGCGCCAGACAGAGGAGCGCCAGACAGAGGAGCGCCAGACAGAGGAGAACCAGACAGAGGAGAGCCAGACAGAGGAGAGCCAGACAGAGGAGCGCCAGACAGAGGAGCGCCAGACAGAGGAGCGCCAGACAGAGGAGAACCAGACAGAGGAGCGCCAGACAGAGGAGCGCCAGACAGAGGAGAACCAGACAGAGGAGCGCCAGACAGAGGAGAACCAGACAGAGGAGCGCCAGACAGAGGAGCGCCAGACAGGGTGAGGGGAGAGTTAACAAATACATTATTTTCCTAGCTTGGTCCTGGTTCTTTCAACTGTTAACCAACAGACTGGTGAAAGCTGCTAGGCACAcatttatagtgtgtgtgtgtgtgtacctggtctcTGGTCCTGGTGACTCTGTCAGTGAGTAGCTCCACagatcccttctcctcctccagctccagctccagtCGTTTCATCTTGTCCTCCGTGCTGCGGAGCTCCCTGCTCTTGTCTGTGAGGCTGCTCCTGCTGTTCTCCAGTTCAGCCTCTAGGTGGTGCAGGCGGTTGGTGAGCAGCTCCTTGTCCAGCTGAACATTGTCTCTCTCCTCAACCACAGAGAGCAGCTCCTTCTTCTGACGGGACGCCTGgcgcacgacacacacacacacacacactctggatcAGCGTTAAAGACGAATCACCTTCAGCACTCAAACTCatctctggacctcaaagccagttccactgtgttttttcattgttcccctctaatcagggaccgatttagacctgggacaccaggtgggtgcaattcattatcaggtagaagaGAAAAGCAGCAGGCTCCGGCAGGGTGAGAGTTGACTACCCTTGACCAATACCATCACCTCCTGAAGACCCtatcctcctccgtctcctccctccatccatctctctcacctcctgaaaaccttttcctcctcctctctcaccccatcccttcctccctccctccatccatctctttctcACCTCCTGAAgaccttcccctcctcctctctcaacccgtcccttcctccctccctccctccatccatctctttctcACCTCCTGAagacctttccctcctcctctctcaccccatcccttcctccctccctccctccatccatctctttctcACCTCCTGAagacctttccctcctcctctctcaacccgtcccttccttcctccctccctccattcatctCTTTCTCACCTCCTGAagacctttccctcctcctctctcaccctgtcccttcctccctccctccctccctccatccatctctttctcACCTCCTGAagacctttccctcctcctctctcaacccgtcccatcctccctccctccatccatctctttctcACCTCCTGAagacctttccctcctcctctctcaccccgtcccttcctccctccctccctccctccatccatctctttctcACCTCCTGAagacctttccctcctcctctcaccccgtcccttcctccctccctccatccatctctctctcacctcctgaagaccctttcctcctccctctttccctcctcctcctctctcaccccgtcccttcctccctctcacctcctcttccAGTCTCTTGAGGGAGGTCTGGCTCCTCTCCAGTTCTACCAGTGTGTCATTGCCCTGCCTCTGGGCCTCCTGTGTCTCACTgcgagatctctctctctgttcctccagcTGGGCCCTGAGAACCTGCACCTCCTCACCAGACGACTGGGACAGAGACTCAAACTACAtggacagagaaagaggcagagtgagagtAGGGAGATCGCGAGGAGtaagtagacagagagagagatttttattTGCACAGTGTACATTTGTAAACACAGCACTTCAATGCAGTACACAGAGCATCAGAAAAACCCATGTAGACACACACTCCTCACCTCCTTATTGAGTTTGTCCAGggaccgctcctgctgtctcctctgttcctccagctgtgtgttggtctgtgtgagctggtccctctccttctccctgtcctcCAGACGCAGGCTGAGCTGCCGGTGGTCCTGGCCCAGCCGAGAGGCTCCTCTCCTGGCCTCGTCAAGCTCCTGCCTCAGCCCCCTCAACTCCGCCTGGAGGGACATCTCTGCCTCCGAACTCTCTGATGCACTGGAAGCCAGCTGAGACTGGGgggacacacacaaatacatactgTGAAACAACACACCCACTAACAAAGAGCTGTGAGAAAGAGgtagtgtaatgtgtgtgtatgtctcaccTCCAGGCGTGAGAGTTTCTCTCGGAGGCGTGTGTTAGCTGCCTCCTGTTCCTGCTGTGAGTCTCTGAGAGCGTTTAGTTCTGTCTGGGTTCTGGCCAGCCGCTCTGTGTTTGACTGCAGCTCCTGCTCAGTGCTGGAGAGTTTCTCTCCCAGTCGGTCTCTCTCCCCACGAGCATCAGTCAACTCTGACTGCAGGCCAGACACGACCGACGGGTCAGGGAGCTATGGAGAGAAACAATAGAGGTGAGTGGTTGAGAGAAGGATGGAGATTATGAATATAAGGGAGAAAAGTGGCCATCTTTCCCAGTCACATAGCTGgtactacacaacacacacctgtttggTTCTCTCCTGGGCCTTGGCCAGATCCTCTTTGGCTCGATTTGATTGGCCCCTCAGCCTGTCCATCTCATACTTGAGCTCCGCCTCCTGCTCCTGGAAGGCCTTCTTCAGGGAGATTACCTCCATAACCTTTTTATCGAGCTCCGCCCTTTTCTTCTCTGCCTCTGATTGGGCCTGCTGCAGATCGGCACGCAAACTCTGCAGCTCCTGAAATTACAGTGGAGAACAGTGTCAGTGTGTACCtggttgagagtgtgtgtgtcagaatcagtgtgtgtgtgtacctggttgagtgtgtgtgtatgactgggGTCTGGTATCTGCTGTTTCATGGTGTTGACCCTCTCCTGTACTTCATTCAGTTCTTCCTCAAGCTCCTCTTTCTCCAGACGAGCCTGCAGCAtcctgcaacacaaacacacaccatttTAACCAATACAAGATCCATTTCAAAATCTAGAAATCAAGTCAGAGATCAGCACTTATCAGACATCATTTAGTTTGATCACAGAAGCTACAGTTCAATCTCCAATGCTGATATCAGTCCCTCAAAGTTGATCAAACGTTTGGTTGTTAAAATGAGGTCATTCTATGGTATCACAATTTCTTCAGTCAGTCAAATAGAGAAACACAGAAGCTGGTTTAACTGGAATGTCAGCTACACGGCCATAAACCCTGGCTATTAACCGCAGCTATTAAAACCCTCTAGAGAGGATTCTAAAATATGGAATTGTACCACAGCTACTAACATGcatgcagcccatgcaaaaaaacatctctctagcttaaacagacaTTTTGCTGGGATTTTTTCAATATCTTAATTACATTTCCGCGGGGTCGCAGAAATTATAGGCTAAGGGTTAGCACGGCTGGCTACTGGCACGGCTGGCTACTGGCACGGCTGGCTACTGGCACGGCTGGCTACTGGCACGGCTGGCTACTGGCACGGCTGGCTACTGGCACGGCTATAACCTATATACAGCACATATATAGGCTCCCTCACGGTGGCTCAGGGGTGATGGGCGCGTCTCTAGTCAATAAGACACGAGAGGAGGAGACGGTACAGAAATGGGACATGTGGATGGTTACATAGATGTATACATGGATGGTTGAAAAACAGGAAGAGATGTGTATGACTTGGTAAGtgaagtgcatgtgtgtgtacagtaccagtcaattttttacttaagtaaatTAAATAActtgtttttcttaaaactgcattgttggttaaaagtaagcatttcacagtaaggttgtatTCTCTGTAGGTGCGTGTACTCACTCCTGTTTGGTGGTCCGTAGTTCATCTCTAGTATTGTGGAACTGCGTCATCCAGTGGCCACTCTCGTCCCTGCAGTCTTCCAGCTGCTGCTGTAGAGTACGCACCGACGCATTCACACGCAACCGCTCTGACTCGATACCCACctgagactggggagagagaagagagggggagagtggatatgagagagtgtggagagagaggtaggggggagagaagagagagggagggtggatatgagagagtaggggggagagagggagggtggatatgagagagtgtagggagagaggtaggggggagagaagagagagggagggtgggtggatatgagagagtgtagggagagaggtaggggggagagaagagagagggagggtggatatgagagagtgtagggagagaggtagggggagagaagagagggagggagggtggatatgagagagtgtagggagagaggtagggggagagaagagagggagggagggtggatatgagagagtgtggggagaggtaggggggagagaagagagagggagggtggatatgagagagtaggggggagagagggagggtggatatgagagagtgtagggagagaggtagggggagagaagagagggagggagggtggatatgagagagtgtggggagagagagggagggtggatatgagagtgtggggagagaggggtaggggagagaagagagaggaaggatggatatgagagagagagagtggggagagagagggagaaagacgtGTCATTAAGAATGTGAGATCAGCTGATGTACTGCTTGTGGCTTTGTCTGTGCAGTCAAACGTAACGGTGTAATCTGCTATAATGCCCCGGTGTGAAGCAAGTCCAGTGGGTCTCAATCACTTCACGctctgctgctccctcagtgcaCGCGTGTTGGTGGGAAAGAGCTCTCAAGTCAGAATTTAACTACCGTTTTCCACCGGTTGTATCCTGTGACCATGGTGAATAAACGCTGAaacgtgtgtgtgtacctgtgagaCCTGCTCCACGGTACTCCTCAGTCTCTCCATGTCAGTGCTGTACTGTTCTCGAAGTGTCTCCATGTCTTTGTCGTGCGTGGCCACCTCGTCCTTCAGAGCCCCCTTCAGGGCcgtcagctccctctctctctgtctcagagaATCCTCCAGCTTCTGCTTCAACATGGACACCTCCAACAGAGACGCTTGACACGCCACCAGGTCCTGtagacacacaatacacacataacaCAGGACAGTTACAAAGAGTGCACAACAAAGATCTTGTGTCTCAAGACCACCCAAATGTTGTGTTACCGTCTTGTTGCCGTTCTCTGTCCTCAGCTCCTCCTGTAGCTCGCCCAGtcggtcctccatctctctgactctggactcagcactctctctctccatacgcAACTGACTCAGCCTGACAGAGACCGTGATttattcatttaacctttatttctaCAGGTCGATCTCATCGAGATAAAATCTATTTTACAAGAGAGATCTGATGCTCTTTATCTCAACACTAACAAATAACCTTTCAATAAGCCATCATTATAACCAGTTCTGATCCAGCAGCCTGGAGTCACTTTCAACctgcctggttcctctcaaggtttccTTCTACCCAGGTCATTTGTCCTGCTCACTGTTACTCActcagagtgtgtgtggtgtagttCAGTCTTCTTCCTGTCCACAGTCTCCTGGAGCTGCATGTTCTCATCCAGACATGAATCCAGCTCTGCCTTTAACACAGGGTCAGAGCTGCCCACAGAGccctatgcacacacacagtcctgtactgtaggctacatgaCCACCACAACATCAGACAACGACAGACAGTGGGGAGGTGACAGAGTGGTAGTATTTAATTACACCATTAGAAATATTTTGGAGAACAGGCATGATTCTCTATTTAAacatgctgtgtgtctgtgtgttcttcAGAATAGTGTCAGACAGGCTTTAATCCTCACTGTAGAATTCACATACATGATTAAGTGATTATAGGGTGTTAG of the Oncorhynchus clarkii lewisi isolate Uvic-CL-2024 chromosome 3, UVic_Ocla_1.0, whole genome shotgun sequence genome contains:
- the LOC139388050 gene encoding cingulin-like, translated to MSTPSGRKSPVDYGVQIRFINDSGGGLPSTQLRSKPSSTSKYGVAVRVQGIAGQPYVVMKDGGPKGDSYGVQLRTHYPPGYGSLPRRRDREEGGGEGGGGQGGELRRAQSHGSLLESEGGGGFGRPPGDGRSGSYGNLDGGIGVAEERTYRGGVREGGKGRNIMCGSYQSGLNGSLGRGGGSQYAPDLHPSQTEQPPLTMAHPHPQSLPYPAHPHPQSLPYPAHPHPQSLSYATQPHPQTPVNRLISRFDGSSSTREQQRGCSPVAEDPINTTSSSLAPNPYSSPSPSLTPNPYSSPPSSTHSSLGRVQGSVSKATPHPANQWAPPGRFVAVETLSANRTDPLVTPDLLQSSEVTSEEEQVMQTIYSVLREGTSERDSVIRHKVRVIFQKIQGLKPSESSGEEWRREKRDLERKMMELQTSLQEERRGSVGSSDPVLKAELDSCLDENMQLQETVDRKKTELHHTHSELSQLRMERESAESRVREMEDRLGELQEELRTENGNKTDLVACQASLLEVSMLKQKLEDSLRQRERELTALKGALKDEVATHDKDMETLREQYSTDMERLRSTVEQVSQSQVGIESERLRVNASVRTLQQQLEDCRDESGHWMTQFHNTRDELRTTKQEMLQARLEKEELEEELNEVQERVNTMKQQIPDPSHTHTLNQELQSLRADLQQAQSEAEKKRAELDKKVMEVISLKKAFQEQEAELKYEMDRLRGQSNRAKEDLAKAQERTKQLPDPSVVSGLQSELTDARGERDRLGEKLSSTEQELQSNTERLARTQTELNALRDSQQEQEAANTRLREKLSRLESQLASSASESSEAEMSLQAELRGLRQELDEARRGASRLGQDHRQLSLRLEDREKERDQLTQTNTQLEEQRRQQERSLDKLNKEFESLSQSSGEEVQVLRAQLEEQRERSRSETQEAQRQGNDTLVELERSQTSLKRLEEEASRQKKELLSVVEERDNVQLDKELLTNRLHHLEAELENSRSSLTDKSRELRSTEDKMKRLELELEEEKGSVELLTDRVTRTRDQMEQLRSELMQERSSRQDLELDKNALERHMKELKTRVSDMEGQSRSSVGVAQLESKVHELEERLHSEDREKNSMLSSQRRLEKKLKELNFTLEEERHQHTEQRDQLSLRVKALKRQVDEGETEVERMEGLRRKAQREMEEQMELKEALQGRVTALETELKRKVQQAQRQALDSSALSSDEDDEGLYDPSSITSILTGSNLHTSSC